A part of Hippea maritima DSM 10411 genomic DNA contains:
- the hisS gene encoding histidine--tRNA ligase, which translates to MEILRGFKDILPQDIKKWQKLEKVARETLESFGYKEIRTPILEKTSLFARSVGETTDIVEKEMYIFLDKSGESVTLRPEGTAGTVRAFIDNHLENYPFKKYYYIGPMFRYERPQKGRLRQFHQIGIEVFGIDNPAVDAEVVLVDKIMLDKLNISDLRIEINNIGCPDCRPEYSKRLKEYFQLHKGELCDDCRRRLDRNPLRILDCKNNTCSQIAKGAPKIIEFVCDSCKNHYEKVKNNLTALGIEFEENPHLVRGLDYYTKFVFEIITDKLGAQGTVSAGGRYDNLVEQLGGKPTSGIGFASGCERLINLMDEDETQGIDYYIANLDEDVYAMDIARKLSLTGRSVYVEYESRSLKSMLKKADKMNARFVVIVGENEKNKGIIIVKDMEDSTQEEKQVNKFIEDEVARWQ; encoded by the coding sequence ATGGAAATTTTGAGAGGTTTTAAAGATATATTACCGCAGGATATAAAAAAATGGCAAAAACTTGAAAAGGTAGCCAGAGAAACACTTGAGTCGTTTGGTTACAAGGAGATCAGAACTCCGATTTTAGAGAAAACATCCCTTTTTGCAAGGAGTGTGGGTGAGACCACGGATATAGTTGAAAAGGAGATGTACATATTCTTGGACAAAAGCGGCGAATCTGTAACACTCAGGCCCGAAGGTACAGCAGGCACGGTAAGGGCTTTTATCGATAACCACCTTGAGAATTACCCTTTTAAAAAGTACTACTACATTGGTCCTATGTTCAGGTACGAAAGACCTCAAAAAGGTAGATTGAGGCAGTTTCATCAGATAGGCATAGAGGTGTTTGGCATAGATAACCCAGCGGTGGATGCTGAGGTGGTTTTGGTTGACAAGATCATGCTTGACAAACTCAACATAAGCGATCTGAGGATAGAGATAAACAACATAGGTTGTCCTGACTGCAGGCCGGAATACTCAAAAAGACTCAAAGAGTATTTTCAATTGCATAAGGGTGAGCTTTGCGATGACTGTAGAAGGAGGCTTGATAGGAATCCTCTGAGAATTCTCGATTGTAAAAATAATACTTGCTCTCAAATTGCCAAAGGTGCACCAAAGATTATAGAGTTTGTGTGCGATAGCTGCAAAAACCATTATGAAAAAGTTAAAAATAACCTTACAGCGTTGGGCATAGAATTTGAGGAAAATCCACATCTGGTAAGGGGACTTGATTATTACACAAAATTTGTTTTTGAGATAATTACAGACAAACTTGGAGCCCAAGGAACGGTTTCTGCCGGTGGCAGATATGACAATCTTGTTGAGCAGCTGGGTGGTAAGCCCACAAGCGGTATAGGTTTTGCATCGGGTTGTGAGAGGCTTATAAATTTAATGGATGAAGACGAAACTCAAGGTATTGATTATTATATAGCCAATTTGGATGAGGATGTTTATGCTATGGATATAGCAAGAAAGCTCTCTTTAACAGGCAGAAGCGTGTATGTTGAGTATGAAAGCAGAAGCCTAAAATCGATGCTGAAAAAGGCTGATAAGATGAATGCCCGTTTTGTTGTTATAGTTGGGGAGAACGAAAAAAATAAAGGGATCATTATTGTTAAGGATATGGAAGACTCAACCCAAGAAGAGAAACAGGTAAATAAATTTATAGAAGATGAGGTGGCAAGATGGCAATAG
- the aspS gene encoding aspartate--tRNA ligase: MAIGSLKRTHYCGDVRADDIDKEVVLFGWVQNWRDHGGVIFIDLKDREGIVQIVFDPSVDEKIHQEASKLRSQYCIGVKGKVRHRPEGTVNPNLKTGEVEVVVEKLEVFSECENLPFPVEEYVHVNEEVRLKYRYLDLRKPHMQRNLIMRSKAAFAARNYLHSQGFIEIETPILTKSTPEGARDFLVPSRLSPGRFYALPQSPQLFKQLLMVSGYDKYYQITKCFRDEDLRADRQPEFTQIDLEMSFVEEDDVIEVTEGILASIFKEVAGIDINPPFKRISYQEAMDRFGSDKPDMRFGLELKKLTDIVENTNFKVFRDVVEKGGIVYGLNAKGCIDFTRKEIDDLTKLVSIYGAKGLAWIKVKANYELQSPIVKFFSKEEIDGILKRLDAEPGDLLFFMADTPKVVYDSLGALRLEIGRKLNLTNGDEFNFVWVVDFPLFEWNEDENRWEAMHHPFTSPKPEDLEYLESDPARVKARAYDITLNGVEIGGGSIRIHRSDVQKRMFKALGISDEEAQVKFGFLIEALKYGAPPHGGLALGFDRIMTLILKEKSIRDVIAFPKTQKGVCMLTDAPSEVDEKQLNELSIRVRKPKKD, translated from the coding sequence ATGGCAATAGGCTCACTGAAAAGAACCCACTACTGCGGCGATGTTAGGGCAGATGATATAGATAAGGAGGTTGTGCTTTTTGGCTGGGTTCAGAATTGGAGGGATCACGGGGGCGTTATCTTTATAGACTTAAAGGACAGGGAAGGTATAGTTCAGATAGTATTTGACCCTTCTGTGGATGAAAAGATACACCAGGAGGCCTCAAAGCTTAGAAGCCAGTACTGTATAGGTGTTAAGGGAAAGGTTAGACATAGACCTGAAGGTACGGTAAATCCAAACCTTAAAACCGGTGAGGTTGAAGTTGTTGTAGAGAAGTTGGAGGTATTTTCTGAATGTGAGAATCTGCCATTTCCAGTTGAAGAATATGTGCACGTAAATGAAGAGGTTAGGCTAAAATATAGATATTTAGACCTAAGAAAGCCCCACATGCAGAGAAACCTAATTATGCGTTCTAAGGCTGCATTTGCTGCGAGGAATTATCTGCATTCACAGGGGTTTATTGAAATAGAGACGCCTATTTTGACTAAATCAACACCAGAAGGCGCCAGAGATTTCCTTGTTCCAAGTAGATTGTCTCCGGGTAGGTTTTACGCACTACCACAATCTCCGCAGTTGTTTAAGCAGCTACTTATGGTCTCTGGGTATGATAAATATTACCAGATAACCAAGTGTTTTAGGGATGAGGATTTACGTGCAGATAGGCAACCTGAGTTTACCCAGATCGACCTTGAGATGAGCTTTGTTGAAGAGGATGATGTAATTGAAGTAACCGAAGGTATTCTTGCAAGTATATTTAAAGAGGTAGCGGGTATTGATATAAATCCCCCATTTAAGAGGATCTCATACCAGGAGGCAATGGATAGGTTTGGTTCAGACAAACCAGATATGAGGTTTGGCCTTGAGCTTAAAAAACTCACAGATATTGTTGAAAATACAAACTTTAAGGTATTCAGGGATGTAGTTGAAAAAGGCGGTATAGTTTACGGGCTAAATGCCAAGGGTTGTATTGATTTTACAAGAAAGGAGATAGATGATTTAACTAAACTTGTTTCTATATATGGTGCTAAAGGTCTTGCTTGGATCAAGGTTAAAGCAAATTATGAGCTACAGTCACCCATAGTTAAGTTTTTCTCCAAAGAGGAGATTGATGGTATCTTGAAAAGATTGGATGCAGAACCAGGGGATCTGCTGTTCTTTATGGCGGATACGCCAAAGGTTGTTTATGACTCGTTGGGCGCATTGAGACTTGAGATCGGAAGAAAGTTGAATCTAACCAACGGTGATGAGTTTAACTTTGTCTGGGTTGTGGACTTTCCACTTTTTGAGTGGAATGAGGATGAAAACAGATGGGAGGCTATGCATCATCCGTTTACATCACCTAAGCCGGAGGATTTAGAATACTTAGAGAGCGATCCTGCAAGGGTTAAGGCAAGGGCGTATGATATAACATTAAACGGTGTTGAGATAGGTGGTGGCAGCATCAGGATTCACAGAAGTGATGTTCAAAAGAGAATGTTTAAGGCTTTGGGCATCTCGGATGAGGAGGCTCAGGTTAAGTTTGGCTTTTTGATTGAGGCGTTAAAATACGGTGCACCCCCACACGGTGGACTGGCGCTGGGCTTTGATAGGATTATGACCTTGATACTCAAGGAAAAATCCATAAGGGATGTTATAGCTTTCCCCAAAACTCAGAAAGGTGTTTGTATGCTTACAGATGCCCCAAGTGAGGTTGATGAGAAGCAGCTCAATGAGCTTTCGATAAGGGTTAGAAAACCCAAGAAAGACTAA
- a CDS encoding TrpB-like pyridoxal phosphate-dependent enzyme, whose amino-acid sequence MERKILLKEDEMPRYWYNILPDMPTPVKPPINPKTMKPINPDDLKAIFPSEIIEQEMSSQREISIPQEVLDIYAIWRPTPLVRAYNLEKALGTPAKIYYKNESVSPAGSHKPNTAIAQAYYNKKEGITTLTTETGAGQWGSALALAGALLGLNVRVYMVKVSYEQKPFRRSMIHLWGAEVYPSPSDKTEAGRRALEENPDNPGSLGLAISEAVEDAATHDNTNYALGSVLNHVLLHQTVIGLEAQKQFEKIGDYPDVIFAPCGGGSNLGGVGLPFIRDKINGKDVRVVAVEPASCPTLTKGIFTYDYADVAMMTPLLYMYTLGHKFMPPSIHAGGLRYHGDSPILSQLRKDGLLDAVAYNQTEVFEAGALFAKTEGIVPAPETCHAIKGAVDEALKAKEEGKEKTILINFSGHGHFDMTSYDKFLSGEMKDYEYPEKEIKKALDYLPKV is encoded by the coding sequence ATGGAGAGGAAGATACTTTTAAAAGAGGATGAAATGCCGAGGTATTGGTATAATATTCTGCCGGATATGCCCACACCTGTTAAACCACCGATCAATCCTAAGACGATGAAGCCTATAAATCCGGATGACCTTAAAGCTATATTCCCATCAGAGATTATAGAGCAGGAGATGAGTAGTCAAAGGGAGATCTCCATACCGCAGGAGGTGTTAGATATTTATGCTATCTGGAGGCCGACGCCTTTGGTTAGGGCTTACAATCTTGAGAAGGCCTTAGGAACACCGGCAAAGATTTACTATAAAAACGAATCGGTCTCTCCTGCTGGAAGCCACAAACCCAATACGGCTATAGCACAAGCCTACTACAATAAAAAGGAGGGTATAACGACCCTAACAACAGAAACAGGCGCAGGCCAGTGGGGTTCTGCTTTGGCGTTGGCAGGCGCTTTGTTGGGGTTAAATGTCAGGGTCTATATGGTTAAAGTTAGCTATGAGCAGAAACCCTTTAGGCGTTCGATGATCCATCTATGGGGAGCTGAGGTCTATCCATCGCCCAGCGATAAGACCGAGGCTGGCAGAAGGGCCTTAGAGGAAAACCCTGATAACCCGGGGAGTTTGGGTCTTGCTATCAGCGAGGCGGTTGAGGATGCAGCAACGCATGATAACACCAATTATGCCTTAGGTAGTGTTTTGAATCATGTTCTGCTCCATCAGACTGTGATAGGCCTTGAGGCTCAAAAACAGTTTGAAAAGATAGGCGATTATCCAGATGTTATATTTGCACCATGTGGTGGCGGCAGTAATCTTGGTGGTGTGGGTTTGCCCTTTATTAGGGATAAGATAAACGGCAAGGATGTTAGGGTTGTGGCAGTTGAGCCTGCAAGCTGCCCGACATTGACCAAGGGTATATTCACATACGATTATGCGGATGTAGCTATGATGACCCCCTTGCTTTATATGTACACATTGGGGCATAAATTTATGCCACCCAGCATTCATGCTGGTGGTTTGAGATATCACGGTGATTCGCCCATTTTGAGTCAACTAAGAAAAGATGGATTGTTGGATGCTGTTGCCTACAATCAAACAGAGGTGTTTGAGGCAGGCGCTCTGTTTGCAAAAACAGAGGGTATAGTTCCTGCGCCTGAGACATGTCATGCAATAAAAGGGGCAGTAGATGAGGCCTTAAAAGCTAAGGAAGAGGGTAAAGAGAAAACTATACTGATAAACTTCTCCGGTCATGGACACTTTGATATGACCTCATATGATAAGTTTCTATCTGGGGAGATGAAGGATTACGAATATCCAGAAAAAGAAATTAAAAAAGCCTTAGATTACTTACCTAAGGTTTAA